One genomic region from Pirellulales bacterium encodes:
- a CDS encoding metallophosphoesterase family protein, translated as MKRALISDIHSNLEGLEAVLADIESQGITEIYCLGDIIGYGPNPCECIDRVMTMNVCILGNHDQGALFDPEGFNSGAERAIFWTRDQLEIGPGKPAENAVRWDFLGELPRNRRENGFLFVHGSARNPLNEYVFPEDIYNQRKMEKLFSLIEQHCFQGHTHVPGVFTQSCSFFSPEEMGYQYRLTTEKTMINVGSVGQPRDGDPRACYVVLEDDLVKFRRIEYPFEKTIEKIYATPELDNFLGDRLREGR; from the coding sequence GTGAAGCGTGCCTTGATCAGCGATATCCACAGCAATCTCGAGGGACTCGAGGCCGTGCTGGCCGATATCGAGTCGCAGGGGATTACTGAAATCTACTGCCTGGGCGACATTATCGGCTACGGGCCGAATCCCTGCGAGTGCATCGACCGGGTGATGACGATGAATGTCTGCATCCTGGGCAATCACGATCAGGGCGCCTTGTTCGACCCCGAAGGCTTCAACTCCGGCGCGGAACGGGCCATCTTTTGGACCCGCGACCAACTGGAGATCGGGCCGGGCAAGCCGGCTGAGAACGCCGTCCGCTGGGATTTTCTGGGCGAGCTGCCCCGCAACCGGCGCGAAAACGGCTTTCTGTTCGTCCACGGCTCGGCCCGCAATCCCTTGAACGAATACGTCTTTCCTGAAGACATCTATAATCAACGAAAAATGGAAAAACTGTTTTCGCTGATCGAACAGCACTGTTTTCAGGGACACACCCACGTGCCGGGCGTGTTCACGCAAAGCTGCTCGTTTTTCAGCCCGGAGGAGATGGGCTATCAATATCGTCTGACGACGGAAAAGACGATGATCAACGTGGGGTCCGTGGGGCAGCCGCGCGACGGCGACCCGCGCGCCTGCTACGTGGTGCTCGAAGACGATCTGGTCAAGTTCCGCCGCATCGAGTATCCGTTCGAAAAGACGATCGAGAAAATCTACGCCACGCCGGAACTGGACAATTTTTTGGGCGACCGGCTCCGCGAGGGCCGTTGA
- a CDS encoding DUF4214 domain-containing protein: MALRNAGSVAEAIAHSDEYYANFVIRPDFLKLLGRPAQDSEVQSLAAQMDAGLTDQGVEAEIVATDEFFAKAGGTNLDWIDAVYKRVLGRTPDAGGEGYWSRQLANGQSRLRVAQEITASQENDSLLVNDDYFHYLGRAADPSGLELLAGAVRRRQEK, translated from the coding sequence TTGGCGTTACGCAACGCCGGCAGCGTGGCCGAGGCGATCGCGCACAGCGACGAATACTACGCCAATTTCGTGATCCGGCCCGACTTCTTGAAGCTGCTCGGCCGGCCGGCCCAAGACTCCGAGGTTCAATCGTTGGCCGCTCAAATGGACGCCGGTCTCACCGATCAGGGTGTGGAGGCCGAAATCGTGGCCACCGACGAATTCTTCGCGAAGGCCGGCGGCACCAACCTCGACTGGATCGACGCCGTTTACAAGCGGGTTCTGGGCCGCACGCCCGACGCCGGCGGCGAAGGTTATTGGAGCCGGCAGTTAGCCAACGGGCAATCGCGCCTTCGGGTAGCGCAAGAGATCACGGCCAGTCAAGAAAACGATTCGCTGCTGGTGAACGACGACTATTTCCATTACCTGGGCCGCGCCGCCGACCCCAGCGGCCTGGAATTACTGGCTGGGGCAGTTCGCCGACGGCAAGAGAAATGA
- a CDS encoding NUDIX hydrolase encodes MSQPSNTENSRVILAEGKHLRLVREGHWEYAERTKATSAVVIVAVTDDRRLLLAEQYRIPVGKRVIELPAGLVGDIEGQQTDDLETAARRELLEETGYEAESVHVMAMGPPTSGLATELVAMVVARGLKQVAAGGGVESEQIEVHAIGLDRVAKWLQEQASRDVLIDPKVYAGLYFAEHEA; translated from the coding sequence ATGAGCCAACCATCGAACACTGAGAACAGTCGTGTGATTCTGGCGGAAGGAAAGCACCTGCGGCTGGTCCGCGAGGGGCATTGGGAATATGCCGAGCGGACGAAAGCCACGAGTGCGGTGGTGATCGTGGCCGTCACTGACGACCGGCGGCTGCTGTTGGCGGAGCAGTATCGAATCCCCGTCGGCAAACGGGTGATCGAGCTGCCGGCCGGACTGGTGGGCGACATCGAGGGTCAGCAGACTGACGATCTGGAAACGGCCGCGCGGCGCGAGCTGCTGGAGGAAACCGGCTATGAAGCGGAAAGCGTCCACGTGATGGCGATGGGTCCGCCCACGTCGGGGCTGGCGACTGAGTTGGTGGCCATGGTGGTGGCAAGGGGGCTGAAACAGGTTGCCGCCGGGGGCGGGGTTGAATCGGAACAGATCGAGGTGCATGCCATTGGGCTCGATCGCGTGGCGAAGTGGCTCCAGGAGCAAGCGAGCCGCGACGTGCTGATCGACCCGAAGGTCTACGCCGGGCTCTATTTTGCGGAACATGAAGCCTGA
- the tsaB gene encoding tRNA (adenosine(37)-N6)-threonylcarbamoyltransferase complex dimerization subunit type 1 TsaB, with protein sequence MHILALETSGTSGSVAVFDDGNVLAEVRLEPAQRSARVLAPAIKRLIEQVAWRPADVDLVAVAIGPGSFTGLRVGVTTAKTFAYAVGAEVLAVNTLEVIAAQATTAGHGELIAAAIDAQRGDVYTATFRRRAPLGLEIVVPVSIRRADEWIAGLSAGTLATGPALEKLLPRLPADVAVAAGELWFPQANMVGRLAAAKHAAGQRDDLWRLAPLYLRASAAEEKAARQGGD encoded by the coding sequence TTGCACATTTTGGCCCTCGAAACCAGCGGAACCAGCGGCAGCGTGGCCGTTTTTGACGACGGCAACGTCTTGGCCGAGGTGCGGCTAGAGCCCGCTCAGCGCAGCGCAAGAGTGCTGGCACCGGCTATCAAGCGGCTCATCGAGCAGGTCGCCTGGAGGCCGGCCGACGTGGATTTGGTGGCCGTTGCCATCGGCCCCGGCTCGTTCACGGGGCTGCGTGTCGGCGTGACGACTGCCAAAACGTTCGCCTACGCCGTCGGCGCGGAGGTCTTGGCCGTCAACACGCTGGAGGTCATCGCGGCCCAGGCCACGACGGCGGGCCACGGCGAGCTGATTGCCGCGGCCATCGACGCCCAGCGCGGCGACGTCTACACGGCGACGTTTCGCCGCCGCGCGCCGTTGGGTCTCGAAATCGTCGTCCCGGTGAGCATTCGCCGCGCTGACGAATGGATCGCCGGCTTGTCGGCTGGCACGCTGGCAACCGGGCCGGCGCTGGAAAAGCTGTTGCCGCGATTGCCGGCTGACGTGGCTGTTGCCGCCGGAGAACTCTGGTTTCCCCAGGCGAACATGGTTGGCCGGCTGGCGGCCGCGAAGCACGCCGCCGGGCAGCGCGACGACCTCTGGCGGCTGGCGCCCCTTTATCTGCGGGCCAGCGCCGCCGAAGAGAAGGCCGCTCGCCAAGGCGGCGATTGA
- a CDS encoding TraR/DksA family transcriptional regulator, translating to MKKAEMKVYKERLLALRARLRGDVNQMADAALRKNRMDGGSEISSMPIHMADLGSDNFEQEFTLSLLENEGGTLDLIELALERIEDGTYGDCDECGSKIPKARLNALPHAPHCVKCAGQVERG from the coding sequence ATGAAGAAGGCAGAGATGAAGGTGTACAAAGAGCGGCTCCTGGCGTTGCGCGCGCGTCTGCGCGGCGATGTCAACCAGATGGCCGATGCCGCCCTGCGTAAGAACCGCATGGATGGTGGGAGCGAAATCTCCAGTATGCCGATTCACATGGCGGACCTGGGCAGCGACAATTTCGAGCAAGAGTTCACGCTCAGCCTGTTGGAAAACGAGGGGGGCACTCTCGACCTGATCGAGCTGGCATTGGAGCGGATCGAAGACGGCACCTACGGCGATTGCGACGAGTGCGGATCGAAAATTCCCAAAGCCCGGCTGAACGCGCTGCCCCACGCGCCGCACTGCGTGAAGTGCGCGGGGCAAGTCGAACGCGGGTAA
- a CDS encoding response regulator, which yields MPSVLVVDDSPVDRRLASLLLSQGTTLSVETAENGVAALEYLKRREPDIVVTDLQMPELDGLGLIRRVRMHHPRVPVVLMTAFGSEDLAVEALEAGAASYVPKSVLPEKLVDTVEQVLAVSRADHNLDRLAQCLAWTEFALNLENDAELIDPLVDVVQRLVDKVQLCDTTGRVRIGIALEEALLNALYRGNLELSFEQMQEDRANLLQGLSMGVAEQRRGQAPYCERKIFVKVHISPEELRLLVRDEGPGFDVMPVADSDDPAPLAREGGRGLVLMRMFMDEVTYNDLGNEVLMIKRKEPVAAGA from the coding sequence ATGCCTTCTGTTCTTGTCGTCGACGATTCGCCCGTCGATCGCCGTTTGGCCAGCCTGCTGTTGAGCCAGGGAACGACGCTCAGCGTCGAGACCGCCGAAAACGGCGTGGCCGCGTTGGAGTACCTCAAGCGGCGCGAGCCGGACATCGTCGTCACCGACTTGCAGATGCCCGAATTGGACGGGCTCGGGCTGATCCGCCGGGTGCGGATGCACCATCCGCGCGTGCCCGTCGTGCTGATGACGGCCTTCGGCAGCGAAGATTTGGCCGTCGAAGCCCTGGAAGCGGGCGCGGCGAGTTATGTGCCCAAATCGGTCCTGCCGGAAAAGCTGGTCGACACGGTCGAGCAGGTGCTGGCGGTGTCGCGGGCCGACCACAACCTCGACCGGCTGGCGCAGTGTCTGGCCTGGACCGAGTTTGCCCTGAACTTGGAGAACGACGCGGAACTGATCGACCCGTTGGTGGACGTGGTGCAACGGCTGGTCGATAAGGTGCAGCTTTGCGACACTACCGGTCGAGTGCGGATCGGCATCGCCCTGGAAGAAGCGTTGCTCAACGCGCTCTATCGCGGCAACCTGGAGCTGAGCTTCGAGCAGATGCAGGAAGACCGCGCCAACCTGTTGCAAGGCCTGAGCATGGGGGTGGCCGAACAGCGTCGGGGCCAGGCTCCCTACTGCGAACGAAAGATTTTCGTCAAAGTACACATTTCGCCCGAAGAATTGCGGTTGCTGGTCCGCGACGAAGGCCCCGGCTTCGACGTCATGCCGGTGGCCGATTCCGACGATCCGGCCCCCTTGGCGCGTGAAGGCGGTCGCGGCCTGGTGCTGATGCGGATGTTCATGGACGAGGTGACGTACAACGATCTCGGCAACGAGGTGCTGATGATCAAGCGGAAAGAGCCGGTGGCGGCCGGCGCGTAG
- the lspA gene encoding signal peptidase II, whose amino-acid sequence MKVVPGNRYWAFLAIAAAGCAADLASKAWVFALLGAPGGRTLWIWRPFFGLQTSLNQGALFGMGQGMVWLFALLSLAAAVGIVYWLFVVGAAVDWRLTLALGAIMAGILGNLYDRLGLWAVPGRPDQRVYAVRDWILFKYQNWTWPNFNLADSFLVCGAAILMWHAFRSQPKADAAARSVEGA is encoded by the coding sequence ATGAAGGTGGTTCCTGGTAACCGGTATTGGGCGTTCCTTGCCATCGCGGCCGCCGGCTGCGCCGCCGACCTGGCCTCGAAGGCCTGGGTGTTTGCGTTGCTGGGGGCGCCGGGCGGCCGCACGCTGTGGATCTGGCGCCCTTTTTTTGGGTTGCAAACCAGCCTCAACCAAGGCGCGCTGTTCGGCATGGGGCAGGGCATGGTGTGGCTGTTTGCCCTGCTGTCGCTGGCCGCGGCGGTCGGCATCGTCTATTGGTTGTTCGTGGTGGGGGCCGCGGTCGATTGGCGGCTGACGCTGGCTCTGGGCGCGATCATGGCCGGCATTCTGGGCAATCTGTACGACCGGCTTGGTCTGTGGGCCGTGCCCGGCCGGCCGGACCAGCGGGTCTACGCCGTGCGCGACTGGATCTTGTTCAAGTACCAGAACTGGACGTGGCCGAACTTCAATCTGGCCGACAGCTTTCTCGTCTGCGGCGCGGCGATTTTGATGTGGCACGCCTTCCGCTCGCAGCCCAAGGCCGACGCCGCGGCGCGCAGCGTCGAGGGCGCGTAG
- a CDS encoding PEP-CTERM sorting domain-containing protein — protein MCAVFLACAAHAQAAIIVTVGSSLVTPGGPVDYLPVYINTDSGTVDLAATSFEFQITTNGSTAVQFVNSPAPSVDPTFNNLNYVFFGASGDKAFANPLGTASTTTTFAGGDEANNTNFFVPLSTTPELLAMLPVTTLTNSAPPLGDTFSVSLVPYNSVSNPSTFFTDINADSISISAGSFNPTPVTVTPEPSTFTLTALGLVALAGAARRRRKAGRV, from the coding sequence TTGTGCGCCGTCTTTCTCGCCTGCGCGGCCCACGCGCAAGCCGCGATCATCGTCACCGTCGGCAGCTCGCTGGTAACGCCGGGCGGTCCGGTGGATTATCTTCCCGTCTATATCAATACCGACAGCGGCACAGTGGACCTGGCCGCGACAAGCTTCGAGTTTCAAATCACCACGAACGGATCGACGGCGGTGCAATTCGTCAATTCTCCGGCCCCGTCGGTCGACCCCACCTTCAATAATTTGAATTACGTCTTCTTCGGCGCGAGCGGCGACAAAGCTTTTGCCAACCCATTGGGCACTGCGAGCACGACCACCACATTTGCTGGCGGCGACGAAGCGAATAATACGAACTTCTTCGTGCCGTTGAGTACCACGCCGGAACTTCTGGCGATGCTGCCCGTCACCACCCTGACGAACTCCGCGCCGCCTCTGGGCGACACCTTCAGCGTCAGCCTCGTACCTTACAACAGCGTTAGCAATCCGAGCACTTTCTTCACCGACATCAACGCGGACTCAATTTCGATCTCCGCAGGTAGCTTCAATCCCACCCCGGTGACGGTCACGCCCGAGCCATCGACCTTCACGTTGACGGCGCTCGGGCTCGTGGCGCTGGCCGGCGCTGCTCGACGGCGCCGCAAGGCAGGCCGCGTGTAG